The Schistocerca gregaria isolate iqSchGreg1 chromosome 1, iqSchGreg1.2, whole genome shotgun sequence genome includes a window with the following:
- the LOC126331790 gene encoding heparan-alpha-glucosaminide N-acetyltransferase-like — protein MTFQMTKHIWVTNTCLTIVTSFPCRYGQYIVMSDIIESWRQWLLVIALAVAQVAISLALPVPGCPRGYLGPGGWHMHGQYANCSGGAASYIDRLILTPRHMHKLTNYKYIYHSSQVHDIYGILGTLTSVLTVYLGVHAGRILQCYNCTFMRISRWLSWGVVTGILAGILCHFSKEDGIIPVNKSLWSLSFVLATASMAFLFLSLLYFVADYHDWWSGAPFLYAGMNSLALFVGHKVTRHVFPWTWKPFYNNHSELLAMDIWGTALWLIIAYFMYRKNCFVTV, from the exons ATGACATTCCAAATGACA AAGCATATTTGGGTAACTAACACATGCCTTACAATAGTTACGTCTTTCCCTTGCAGGTATGGACAGTATATAGTAATGTCAGATATTATAGAATCCTGGCGTCAGTGGCTGTTGGTGATAGCTTTGGCTGTGGCCCAAGTTGCTATCTCACTAGCCTTACCTGTTCCCGGGTGCCCACGGGGCTACTTGGGACCTGGTGGATGGCACATGCATGGACAGTATGCCAACTGCTCAGGCGGAGCTGCCAGTTACATTGATCGCCTGATTCTCACTCCGCGGCACATGCACAAGCTCACAAATTACAAATACATTTATCATAGTAGTCAAGTACATGACATTTATG GTATACTTGGAACCTTGACATCTGTTCTGACAGTGTACCTAGGAGTTCATGCTGGTAGAATCCTTCAGTGCTATAACTGCACATTTATGAGAATCTCCCGCTGGTTGTCATGGGGAGTGGTTACT GGCATATTAGCTGGAATCCTCTGTCATTTCTCGAAAGAAGATGGAATCATCCCAGTCAATAAGAGTCTCTGGTCCCTATCATTTGTGCTGGCAACTGCAAGCATGGCTTTCCTTTTTCTTAGCTTATTGTACTTTGTGGCAGACTATCATGACTGGTGGAGTGGAGCTCCATTCCTATATGCAG GCATGAATTCACTGGCACTCTTTGTTGGCCATAAGGTGACAAGGCATGTGTTTCCATGGACCTGGAAACCTTTCTACAATAATCATTCTGAGCTGTTGGCCATGGATATATGGGGTACTGCTCTGTGGTTAATAATAGCATATTTTATGTATCGAAAAAATTGCTTTGTGACTGTCTGA